From one Physeter macrocephalus isolate SW-GA chromosome 18, ASM283717v5, whole genome shotgun sequence genomic stretch:
- the SETD5 gene encoding histone-lysine N-methyltransferase SETD5 isoform X4 encodes MEVLRDPIKKNSSESKPAQSGFSRGNSLLSCPESVEASPAVNEKSVYSTHNYGTTQRHGCRGLPYADHNYGAPPPPTPPASPPVQTIIPRSDLNGLPSPVEERCGDSPNSEGETVPTWCPCGLSQDGFLLNCDKCRGMSRGKVIRLHRRKQDNISGGDSSATESWDEELSPSTVLYTATQHTPTSITLTVRRTKPKKRKKSPEKGRAAPKTKKIKNSPSEAQNLDENTTEGWENRIRLWTDQYEEAFTNQYSADVQNALEQHLHSSKEFVGKPAILDTINKTELACNNTVIGSQMQLQLGRVTRVQKHRKILRAARDLALDTLIIEYRGKVMLRQQFEVNGHFFKKPYPFVLFYSKFNGVEMCVDARTFGNDARFIRRSCTPNAEVRHMIADGMIHLCIYAVSAITKDAEVTIAFDYEYSNCSNYKVDCACHKGNRNCPIQKRNPSAAEPPLPPPPSLPTIGAETRRRKARRKELEMEQQNEAPEEDNNQQPEQIPEKVIVSSDHEGIDNPEEKAEEVKEEITDDQENPAHSKRSREDRKVEAIMHAFENLEKRKKRRDQPLEQSNSDIEITTTTSETPVGEETKTEAPESEVSNLASNIAIPSNPQSVGVNTRRSSQAGDVPAEKPVPKPPPAKPSRPRPKSRISRYRTSSAQRLKRQKQAIAQQAELSQAALEEGGNNSSVTPTEAGNVDSSGENRQLTGSDPTVVSVTGSHVNRAASKYPKTKKYLVTEWLNDKAEKQECPVECPLRITTDPTVLATTLNMLPGLIHSPLICTTPKHYIRFGSPFIPERRRRPLLPDGTFSSCKKRWIKQALEEGMTQTSSVPQETRTQHLYQSNENSNSSSICKDNADLLSPLKKWKSRYLMEQNVTKLLRPLSPVTPPPPNPGSKSPQLTTPGPSHPEEECRNGYSLMFSPVTSLTTASRCNTPLQFENISSPESSPANRPESLSPELCHRKDLDLTKVGYLDSNTNSCADRPSLISSGHSDLAPHPSVGPTSETGFTSRSGDGHQTLVRNSDQTFRTEFNLMYAYSPLNAMPRADGLYRGSPLVGDRKPLHLDGGYCSPAEGFPSRYEHGFMKDLSRGSMSPGGERACEGVPSAPQNPPQRKKVSLLEYRKRKQEAKENSAGGGGDSTQSKSKSAGAGQGSSNSLSDTGAHGVQGSSARTPSSPHKKFSPSHSSMSHLEAVSPSDSRGTSSHCRPQESISSRWMVPTSVERLREGGSIPKVLRSSVRVAQKGEPSPTWESNITEKDSDPADGEGPETLSSALSKGAAVYSPSRYSYQLLQCDSPRTESQSLLQQSSSPFRGHPTQSPGYSYRTTALRPGNPPSHGSSESSLSSTSYSSPAHPVSTDSLAPFTGTPGYYSSQPHSGNSTGSSLPRRSCPSSAASPTPQGPSDSPTSDSVSQSSTGTLSSTSFPQNSRSSLPSDFRTISLPSAGQSAAYQASRVSAVSNSQHYPHRGSGGVHQYRLQPLQGSGVKTQTGLS; translated from the exons CCCTGAATCTGTGGAGGCTAGTCCAGCAGTTAATGAGAAGAGCGTGTATTCCACTCATAATTATGGGACCACTCAGAGACATGGGTGTCGAGGACTGCCTTATGCT gATCATAATTACGGAGCCCCTCCTCCTCCGACACCTCCTGCTTCTCCCCCTGTCCAGACGATCATCCCCCGTTCTGACCTGAATGGCCTGCCGTCGCCCGTAGAGGAACGCTGTGGAGACAGCCCGAACTCTGAAGGAGAGACTGTTCCTACCTGGTGTCCTTGTGGTCTTTCTCAGGATGGCTTCCTTCTCAACTGTGACAAGTGCAG GGGAATGAGCAGGGGGAAGGTTATTAGACTTCATCGGCGGAAGCAGGACAACATATCAG GTGGGGATAGCAGTGCAACAGAAAGCTGGGATGAGGAGCTTTCTCCTTCCACTGTGTTGTATACAGCAACACAGCACACACCTACAAGCATCACCTTAACTGTTAGAAGAACCAAACCCAAGAAGCGGAAAAAGAGTCCAGAAAAGGGTCGTGCAGCACCAAAGACGAAGAAAATCAAG AATTCTCCTTCTGAAGCACAGAATTTAGATGAGAATACAACTGAGGGATGGGAAAATCGGATAAGACTATGGACTGATCAGTATGAAGAAGCCTTCACTAATCAGTACAGTGCAGATGTACAGAACGCCCTTGAACAACATCTACATTCTAGCAAGGAATTTGTGGGCAAACCTGCTATTTTAGACACTATTAATAAGACTGAATTGGCCTGTAATAATACAGTTATTGGTTCCCAAATGCAG ctACAGTTGGGAAGAGTCACTCGTGTTCAGAAGCACCGGAAGATCCTGAGGGCTGCAAGAGATTTGGCTTTGGACACTCTTATAATAGAGTATCGAGGCAAAGTCATGTTACGGCAGCAATTTGAGGTCAATGGGCATTTCTTCAAAAA ACCATACCCCTTTGTGCTCTTCTACTCAAAATTCAATGGTGTAGAGATGTGTGTGGATGCACGTACTTTCGGTAATGATGCTCGGTTCATCAGAAGATCATGTACACCAAATGCAGAG GTGCGACACATGATTGCAGATGGGATGATTCACCTCTGTATCTATGCTGTGTCTGCCATCACCAAGGATGCTGAGGTCACCATAGCATTTGACTATGAGTACAGTAACTG CAGTAATTATAAAGTGGACTGTGCATGTCACAAGGGGAACCGGAATTGCCCTATACAGAAAAGGAATCCCAGTGCTGCAGAACCGCCACTTCCACCTCCTCCAAGCCTACCCACCATCGGAGCAGAGACAAGACGTAGAAAAGCACGACGGAAAGAGCTAGAGATGGAGCAGCAGAATGAGGCTCCAGAAGAGGATAACAACCAGCAGCCAGAGCAAATTCCTGAGAAAGTAATTGTATCCAGTGACCATGAG GGAATAGACAATccagaagaaaaagcagaagaagTGAAAGAAGAGATTACAGATGACCAGGAGAACCCAGCTCATAGCAAGAGG AGCCGGGAAGATAGGAAGGTTGAAGCCATCATGCATGCTTTTGAAAacttagagaaaagaaagaagcggCGGGATCAACCCTTGGAACAGAGCAACTCTGACATAGAGATTACTACCACCACCTCGGAGACTCCTGTGGGAGAGGAGACAAAAACTGAAGCCCCTGAATCTGAAGTTAGCAACCTTGCTTCAAACATTGCCATCCCAAGCAACCCACAGAGTGTTGGAGTGAACACCCGGAGGTCTTCCCAAGCAGGG GATGTTCCTGCCGAAAAACCCGTCCCCAAACCACCTCCAGCAAAGCCTTCTAGGCCCAGACCGAAGAGTCGAATTTCTCGGTACCGGACCAGTTCAGCCCAAAGACTAAAGCGTCAAAAGCAGGCCATTGCACAGCAGGCAGAGTTATCACAAGCTGCCTTGGAAGAGGGGGGAAATAACAGCTCAGTAACTCCTACTGAAGCTGGAAATGTAGACAGTTCAGGAGAAAACAGGCAATTAACAGGGTCTGACCCAACTGTGGTGTCAGTTACTGGATCCCATGTCAACCGTGCTGCATCTAAATACCCCAAAACCAAAAAG TATCTAGTTACAGAGTGGTTGAATGACAAAGCAGAGAAGCAGGAGTGCCCTGTTGAGTGCCCTTTACGTATCACCACGGACCCAACTGTACTGGCAACGACCCTGAACATGTTACCCGGTCTTATCCATTCCCCGTTAATTTGCACCACCCCCAAACACTACATTCGCTTTGGCTCACCCTTTATCCCTGAGAGGCGTCGAAGGCCGCTTCTGCCTGATGGCACATTCAGCTCCTGTAAAAAG CGCTGGATAAAGCAAGCCTTGGAAGAAGGGATGACCCAGACATCATCTGTACCCCAAGAGACTAGAACTCAGCACCTATACCAAAGTAATGAGAATAGTAATTCTTCTAGTATCTGCAAAGACAATGCAG ACTTGTTGAGCccattaaagaaatggaaatctcgCTATCTGATGGAGCAGAATGTTACCAAGTTACTGCGGCCTCTTTCTCCAGTCACACCACCCCCTCCCAATCCAGGCTCAAAGAGCCCCCAGCTGACCACACCTGGCCCATCTCACCCAGAAGAGGAGTGTCGAAATGGATACAGCCTCATGTTCTCACCAGTCACGTCTCTTACTACTGCTAGTCGCTGCAATACTCCTCTGCAATTTGAG AACATATCCTCCCCTGAGAGTTCCCCTGCGAATAGGCCCGAGTCCCTGTCACCCGAG cttTGTCACCGAAAAGACCTGGACTTGACAAAAGTAGGCTACCTTGACTCCAACACTAACAGCTGTGCTGACAGACCTTCCCTGATCAGCTCGGGTCATTCTGACCTGGCTCCTCATCCCTCTGTTGGACCCACCTCTGAGACTGGCTTTACAAGCAGGAGTGGAGATGGACATCAGACCCTTGTGAGAAACTCGGACCAGACATTTCGGACAGAGTTTAACTTGATGTATGCCTACTCCCCATTGAACGCTATGCCTCGAGCAGATGGATTGTATCGAGGGTCTCCCCTAGTAGGGGATAGGAAGCCTTTACATTTGGATGGGGGCTATTGTTCCCCTGCAGAAGGGTTTCCCAGCAGATATGAGCATGGTTTTATGAAAGACCTCTCTCGTGGATCCATGTCACCTGGTGGTGAAAGGGCTTGTGAAGGAGTCCCATCTGCCCCCCAGAACCCACCACAGAGGAAAAAG gTATCCCTGCTGGAGTACCGCAAACGGAAACAAGAAGCCAAGGAAAATTCTGCTGGTGGGGGAGGTGACTCAACACAGAGCAAAAGCAAGTCTGCAGGAGCTGGGCAAGGCAGCAGTAACTCACTTTCTGACACTGGTGCCCATGGTGTGCAGGGATCCTCAGCCCGAACCCCATCTTCCCCTCACAAAAAGTTCTCCCCATCTCATTCCTCTATGTCTCATTTGGAGGCGGTAAGCCCATCGGATTCCAGAGGCACTTCATCTCACTGCAGACCTCAAGAGAGTATCAGCAGTAGGTG GATGGTTCCCACATCAGTAGAACGACTCCGAGAAGGAGGGAGTATCCCCAAGGTCCTCCGAAGCAGTGTGAGGGTGGCCCAAAAAGGAGAGCCTTCTCCCACGTGGGAGAGTAACATCACAGAAAAAGACTCAG ACCCTGCAGATGGTGAAGGCCCAGAGACACTGAGCTCAGCACTCTCTAAAGGAGCAGCCGTTTACAGCCCTTCCAGATACAGCTACCAG CTCCTGCAGTGTGATAGTCCACGGACAGAATCACAAAGCCTCCTTCAACAGAGTTCCTCTCCCTTTAGAGGACATCCCACCCAGTCTCCGGGATACAGTTATCGAACTACTGCACTGAGACCTGGGAACCCCCCTTCTCATGGTTCTTCAGAATCCTCCCTCTCTTCCACGTCCTattccagccctgcccaccctgtGTCCACAGACTCGTTGGCCCCATTTACGGGGACACCAGGGTATTATAGCAGCCAGCCACATTCTGGAAACAGCACCGGCAGCAGTCTTCCAAGGAGGAGCTGCCCTTCTAGTGCTGCTAGCCCTACCCCGCAGGGCCCCTCAGACTCGCCGACCTCAGACTCGGTTTCCCAGTCCAGCACAGGAACTCTGAGTTCCACCTCCTTTCCTCAGAACTCTAGGTCGTCATTGCCATCAGACTTCCGGACTATCAGTCTGCCCAGTGCTGGGCAGTCAGCTGCCTACCAGGCCTCCAGGGTATCTGCGGTTTCCAATTCACAGCACTACCCACATCGAGGGAGTGGGGGTGTGCACCAGTACCGGCTCCAGCCACTGCAGGGGTCGGGGGTCAAGACTCAGACAGGACTTTCCTAG
- the SETD5 gene encoding histone-lysine N-methyltransferase SETD5 isoform X8: MEVLRDPIKKNSSESKPAQSGFSRGNSLLSCPESVEASPAVNEKSVYSTHNYGTTQRHGCRGLPYADHNYGAPPPPTPPASPPVQTIIPRSDLNGLPSPVEERCGDSPNSEGETVPTWCPCGLSQDGFLLNCDKCRGMSRGKVIRLHRRKQDNISGGDSSATESWDEELSPSTVLYTATQHTPTSITLTVRRTKPKKRKKSPEKGRAAPKTKKIKAFREGSRKSLRMKNSPSEAQNLDENTTEGWENRIRLWTDQYEEAFTNQYSADVQNALEQHLHSSKEFVGKPAILDTINKTELACNNTVIGSQMQLQLGRVTRVQKHRKILRAARDLALDTLIIEYRGKVMLRQQFEVNGHFFKKPYPFVLFYSKFNGVEMCVDARTFGNDARFIRRSCTPNAEVRHMIADGMIHLCIYAVSAITKDAEVTIAFDYEYSNCNYKVDCACHKGNRNCPIQKRNPSAAEPPLPPPPSLPTIGAETRRRKARRKELEMEQQNEAPEEDNNQQPEQIPEKVIVSSDHEGIDNPEEKAEEVKEEITDDQENPAHSKRSREDRKVEAIMHAFENLEKRKKRRDQPLEQSNSDIEITTTTSETPVGEETKTEAPESEVSNLASNIAIPSNPQSVGVNTRRSSQAGDVPAEKPVPKPPPAKPSRPRPKSRISRYRTSSAQRLKRQKQAIAQQAELSQAALEEGGNNSSVTPTEAGNVDSSGENRQLTGSDPTVVSVTGSHVNRAASKYPKTKKYLVTEWLNDKAEKQECPVECPLRITTDPTVLATTLNMLPGLIHSPLICTTPKHYIRFGSPFIPERRRRPLLPDGTFSSCKKRWIKQALEEGMTQTSSVPQETRTQHLYQSNENSNSSSICKDNADLLSPLKKWKSRYLMEQNVTKLLRPLSPVTPPPPNPGSKSPQLTTPGPSHPEEECRNGYSLMFSPVTSLTTASRCNTPLQFELCHRKDLDLTKVGYLDSNTNSCADRPSLISSGHSDLAPHPSVGPTSETGFTSRSGDGHQTLVRNSDQTFRTEFNLMYAYSPLNAMPRADGLYRGSPLVGDRKPLHLDGGYCSPAEGFPSRYEHGFMKDLSRGSMSPGGERACEGVPSAPQNPPQRKKVSLLEYRKRKQEAKENSAGGGGDSTQSKSKSAGAGQGSSNSLSDTGAHGVQGSSARTPSSPHKKFSPSHSSMSHLEAVSPSDSRGTSSHCRPQESISSRWMVPTSVERLREGGSIPKVLRSSVRVAQKGEPSPTWESNITEKDSDPADGEGPETLSSALSKGAAVYSPSRYSYQLLQCDSPRTESQSLLQQSSSPFRGHPTQSPGYSYRTTALRPGNPPSHGSSESSLSSTSYSSPAHPVSTDSLAPFTGTPGYYSSQPHSGNSTGSSLPRRSCPSSAASPTPQGPSDSPTSDSVSQSSTGTLSSTSFPQNSRSSLPSDFRTISLPSAGQSAAYQASRVSAVSNSQHYPHRGSGGVHQYRLQPLQGSGVKTQTGLS, translated from the exons CCCTGAATCTGTGGAGGCTAGTCCAGCAGTTAATGAGAAGAGCGTGTATTCCACTCATAATTATGGGACCACTCAGAGACATGGGTGTCGAGGACTGCCTTATGCT gATCATAATTACGGAGCCCCTCCTCCTCCGACACCTCCTGCTTCTCCCCCTGTCCAGACGATCATCCCCCGTTCTGACCTGAATGGCCTGCCGTCGCCCGTAGAGGAACGCTGTGGAGACAGCCCGAACTCTGAAGGAGAGACTGTTCCTACCTGGTGTCCTTGTGGTCTTTCTCAGGATGGCTTCCTTCTCAACTGTGACAAGTGCAG GGGAATGAGCAGGGGGAAGGTTATTAGACTTCATCGGCGGAAGCAGGACAACATATCAG GTGGGGATAGCAGTGCAACAGAAAGCTGGGATGAGGAGCTTTCTCCTTCCACTGTGTTGTATACAGCAACACAGCACACACCTACAAGCATCACCTTAACTGTTAGAAGAACCAAACCCAAGAAGCGGAAAAAGAGTCCAGAAAAGGGTCGTGCAGCACCAAAGACGAAGAAAATCAAG GCATTTCGAGAGGGATCCCGGAAGTCCTTGCGGATGAAG AATTCTCCTTCTGAAGCACAGAATTTAGATGAGAATACAACTGAGGGATGGGAAAATCGGATAAGACTATGGACTGATCAGTATGAAGAAGCCTTCACTAATCAGTACAGTGCAGATGTACAGAACGCCCTTGAACAACATCTACATTCTAGCAAGGAATTTGTGGGCAAACCTGCTATTTTAGACACTATTAATAAGACTGAATTGGCCTGTAATAATACAGTTATTGGTTCCCAAATGCAG ctACAGTTGGGAAGAGTCACTCGTGTTCAGAAGCACCGGAAGATCCTGAGGGCTGCAAGAGATTTGGCTTTGGACACTCTTATAATAGAGTATCGAGGCAAAGTCATGTTACGGCAGCAATTTGAGGTCAATGGGCATTTCTTCAAAAA ACCATACCCCTTTGTGCTCTTCTACTCAAAATTCAATGGTGTAGAGATGTGTGTGGATGCACGTACTTTCGGTAATGATGCTCGGTTCATCAGAAGATCATGTACACCAAATGCAGAG GTGCGACACATGATTGCAGATGGGATGATTCACCTCTGTATCTATGCTGTGTCTGCCATCACCAAGGATGCTGAGGTCACCATAGCATTTGACTATGAGTACAGTAACTG TAATTATAAAGTGGACTGTGCATGTCACAAGGGGAACCGGAATTGCCCTATACAGAAAAGGAATCCCAGTGCTGCAGAACCGCCACTTCCACCTCCTCCAAGCCTACCCACCATCGGAGCAGAGACAAGACGTAGAAAAGCACGACGGAAAGAGCTAGAGATGGAGCAGCAGAATGAGGCTCCAGAAGAGGATAACAACCAGCAGCCAGAGCAAATTCCTGAGAAAGTAATTGTATCCAGTGACCATGAG GGAATAGACAATccagaagaaaaagcagaagaagTGAAAGAAGAGATTACAGATGACCAGGAGAACCCAGCTCATAGCAAGAGG AGCCGGGAAGATAGGAAGGTTGAAGCCATCATGCATGCTTTTGAAAacttagagaaaagaaagaagcggCGGGATCAACCCTTGGAACAGAGCAACTCTGACATAGAGATTACTACCACCACCTCGGAGACTCCTGTGGGAGAGGAGACAAAAACTGAAGCCCCTGAATCTGAAGTTAGCAACCTTGCTTCAAACATTGCCATCCCAAGCAACCCACAGAGTGTTGGAGTGAACACCCGGAGGTCTTCCCAAGCAGGG GATGTTCCTGCCGAAAAACCCGTCCCCAAACCACCTCCAGCAAAGCCTTCTAGGCCCAGACCGAAGAGTCGAATTTCTCGGTACCGGACCAGTTCAGCCCAAAGACTAAAGCGTCAAAAGCAGGCCATTGCACAGCAGGCAGAGTTATCACAAGCTGCCTTGGAAGAGGGGGGAAATAACAGCTCAGTAACTCCTACTGAAGCTGGAAATGTAGACAGTTCAGGAGAAAACAGGCAATTAACAGGGTCTGACCCAACTGTGGTGTCAGTTACTGGATCCCATGTCAACCGTGCTGCATCTAAATACCCCAAAACCAAAAAG TATCTAGTTACAGAGTGGTTGAATGACAAAGCAGAGAAGCAGGAGTGCCCTGTTGAGTGCCCTTTACGTATCACCACGGACCCAACTGTACTGGCAACGACCCTGAACATGTTACCCGGTCTTATCCATTCCCCGTTAATTTGCACCACCCCCAAACACTACATTCGCTTTGGCTCACCCTTTATCCCTGAGAGGCGTCGAAGGCCGCTTCTGCCTGATGGCACATTCAGCTCCTGTAAAAAG CGCTGGATAAAGCAAGCCTTGGAAGAAGGGATGACCCAGACATCATCTGTACCCCAAGAGACTAGAACTCAGCACCTATACCAAAGTAATGAGAATAGTAATTCTTCTAGTATCTGCAAAGACAATGCAG ACTTGTTGAGCccattaaagaaatggaaatctcgCTATCTGATGGAGCAGAATGTTACCAAGTTACTGCGGCCTCTTTCTCCAGTCACACCACCCCCTCCCAATCCAGGCTCAAAGAGCCCCCAGCTGACCACACCTGGCCCATCTCACCCAGAAGAGGAGTGTCGAAATGGATACAGCCTCATGTTCTCACCAGTCACGTCTCTTACTACTGCTAGTCGCTGCAATACTCCTCTGCAATTTGAG cttTGTCACCGAAAAGACCTGGACTTGACAAAAGTAGGCTACCTTGACTCCAACACTAACAGCTGTGCTGACAGACCTTCCCTGATCAGCTCGGGTCATTCTGACCTGGCTCCTCATCCCTCTGTTGGACCCACCTCTGAGACTGGCTTTACAAGCAGGAGTGGAGATGGACATCAGACCCTTGTGAGAAACTCGGACCAGACATTTCGGACAGAGTTTAACTTGATGTATGCCTACTCCCCATTGAACGCTATGCCTCGAGCAGATGGATTGTATCGAGGGTCTCCCCTAGTAGGGGATAGGAAGCCTTTACATTTGGATGGGGGCTATTGTTCCCCTGCAGAAGGGTTTCCCAGCAGATATGAGCATGGTTTTATGAAAGACCTCTCTCGTGGATCCATGTCACCTGGTGGTGAAAGGGCTTGTGAAGGAGTCCCATCTGCCCCCCAGAACCCACCACAGAGGAAAAAG gTATCCCTGCTGGAGTACCGCAAACGGAAACAAGAAGCCAAGGAAAATTCTGCTGGTGGGGGAGGTGACTCAACACAGAGCAAAAGCAAGTCTGCAGGAGCTGGGCAAGGCAGCAGTAACTCACTTTCTGACACTGGTGCCCATGGTGTGCAGGGATCCTCAGCCCGAACCCCATCTTCCCCTCACAAAAAGTTCTCCCCATCTCATTCCTCTATGTCTCATTTGGAGGCGGTAAGCCCATCGGATTCCAGAGGCACTTCATCTCACTGCAGACCTCAAGAGAGTATCAGCAGTAGGTG GATGGTTCCCACATCAGTAGAACGACTCCGAGAAGGAGGGAGTATCCCCAAGGTCCTCCGAAGCAGTGTGAGGGTGGCCCAAAAAGGAGAGCCTTCTCCCACGTGGGAGAGTAACATCACAGAAAAAGACTCAG ACCCTGCAGATGGTGAAGGCCCAGAGACACTGAGCTCAGCACTCTCTAAAGGAGCAGCCGTTTACAGCCCTTCCAGATACAGCTACCAG CTCCTGCAGTGTGATAGTCCACGGACAGAATCACAAAGCCTCCTTCAACAGAGTTCCTCTCCCTTTAGAGGACATCCCACCCAGTCTCCGGGATACAGTTATCGAACTACTGCACTGAGACCTGGGAACCCCCCTTCTCATGGTTCTTCAGAATCCTCCCTCTCTTCCACGTCCTattccagccctgcccaccctgtGTCCACAGACTCGTTGGCCCCATTTACGGGGACACCAGGGTATTATAGCAGCCAGCCACATTCTGGAAACAGCACCGGCAGCAGTCTTCCAAGGAGGAGCTGCCCTTCTAGTGCTGCTAGCCCTACCCCGCAGGGCCCCTCAGACTCGCCGACCTCAGACTCGGTTTCCCAGTCCAGCACAGGAACTCTGAGTTCCACCTCCTTTCCTCAGAACTCTAGGTCGTCATTGCCATCAGACTTCCGGACTATCAGTCTGCCCAGTGCTGGGCAGTCAGCTGCCTACCAGGCCTCCAGGGTATCTGCGGTTTCCAATTCACAGCACTACCCACATCGAGGGAGTGGGGGTGTGCACCAGTACCGGCTCCAGCCACTGCAGGGGTCGGGGGTCAAGACTCAGACAGGACTTTCCTAG